The following are encoded in a window of Eschrichtius robustus isolate mEscRob2 chromosome 1, mEscRob2.pri, whole genome shotgun sequence genomic DNA:
- the LOC137770357 gene encoding interferon alpha-inducible protein 27-like protein 2A: MSSSAALAGATSTLGSLLGTLNGSYLLGCPAAALTAFPLGAKAAAAVVGGALAVVAVPTVLGAVGFTGAGIAASSLAAKMMSAAAIANGGGVAAGSLVATFQSVGSAGLSLSSRVLLGSAGFALVSLVVGL; the protein is encoded by the exons ATGTCATCCAGCGCTGCCCTGGCTGGGGCCACATCTACCCTGGGATCCTTGCTGGGGACACTGAACGGCTCCTACCTGCTAGGATGCCCTGCTGCGGCCCTGACCGCTTTCCCACTAGGAG CCAAGGCTGCTGCAGCTGTGGTGGGAGGAG CCCTGGCCGTGGTGGCTGTGCCCACGGTGCTGGGCGCCGTGGGCTTCACCGGGGCAGGAATCGCCGCCTCCTCCTTAGCGGCCAAGATGATGTCAGCGGCCGCCATCGCCAATGGGGGCGGAGTTGCCGCCGGCAGCCTCGTGGCCACTTTCCAGTCCGTGG GATCAGCTGGACTCTCCCTGTCATCCAGAGTCCTCCTGGGATCTGCTGGGTTTGCCCTTGTGTCCCTCGTGGTGGGCTTGTGA